A genomic stretch from Deltaproteobacteria bacterium includes:
- a CDS encoding SpoIIE family protein phosphatase, with amino-acid sequence MILLVDDEVLNRKLLQWSLSKAGYEFIHATNGHEAIKIAQQGGVDIILLDLMMPELDGFGFLEWKNSAPVEIREIPVIVNSALSDMDSIKRALNMGAYDYFSKPLSSDALEVLLPTKVKNAIESSRALRALRQRTEELNAELQAAERFQTSMLPSPDQYLPLRFQYLYRPCSLVGGDFFDVYRIDANRIALFIGDVTGHGLKAGMMSFMVKSIFRELASREPAPRTLVDSLNRALCQVFDAGHYITGVYGVFDFSRNVFEYANCAHPRPLLVSDGEAVRVIEGGGHFLGMMEDILIETGSLEFAHGARLLMYTDGVTEALDTHGAQIETNGLARIVESLPKDDPAAWCAGVWDKVVERTGKQEFVDDVLVVACWADDAK; translated from the coding sequence ATGATCCTGCTCGTTGACGACGAAGTGCTCAACCGCAAGCTGCTGCAGTGGTCGCTCTCCAAGGCGGGCTACGAGTTTATCCACGCCACGAACGGCCACGAGGCGATCAAGATCGCCCAGCAGGGCGGGGTGGACATCATCCTGCTCGACCTGATGATGCCCGAGCTCGACGGATTCGGCTTTCTGGAGTGGAAAAACTCCGCGCCGGTCGAGATCCGCGAGATCCCGGTCATCGTCAACTCGGCCCTCTCGGACATGGACTCGATCAAGCGCGCGCTCAACATGGGCGCGTACGACTATTTCTCGAAGCCGCTGTCCAGCGACGCCCTCGAGGTGCTGCTGCCGACGAAGGTCAAGAACGCGATCGAAAGCTCCCGCGCCCTGCGTGCGCTGCGCCAGCGGACGGAGGAGCTGAACGCCGAGCTGCAGGCCGCGGAGCGCTTCCAGACCTCCATGCTGCCGAGCCCGGACCAGTACCTGCCGCTGCGTTTCCAGTATCTGTATCGCCCGTGCTCGCTGGTGGGCGGGGATTTTTTCGACGTGTACCGGATCGACGCGAACCGCATCGCCCTGTTCATCGGCGACGTCACGGGGCACGGCCTCAAGGCCGGGATGATGTCGTTCATGGTCAAGTCGATCTTCCGCGAGCTGGCCTCGCGCGAGCCCGCGCCTCGCACGCTCGTCGATTCGCTCAACCGCGCGCTCTGCCAGGTCTTTGATGCCGGGCACTACATCACGGGCGTGTACGGCGTCTTCGACTTTTCGCGAAATGTCTTCGAGTACGCGAACTGCGCCCACCCCCGACCGCTCCTCGTGAGCGACGGTGAAGCGGTGCGTGTGATCGAGGGCGGCGGGCATTTTCTCGGGATGATGGAAGACATTTTGATTGAAACCGGCTCGCTGGAGTTCGCGCACGGGGCGCGGCTGCTCATGTACACCGACGGCGTGACCGAGGCGCTTGACACGCACGGCGCGCAGATCGAGACGAACGGGCTGGCGCGGATCGTGGAATCGCTGCCCAAGGACGACCCGGCCGCGTGGTGCGCGGGCGTCTGGGACAAGGTGGTCGAGCGGACGGGCAAACAGGAATTCGTGGACGACGTGCTGGTCGTCGCCTGCTGGGCGGACGACGCCAAGTGA